One genomic window of Streptomyces sp. WP-1 includes the following:
- a CDS encoding alkaline phosphatase family protein: MPRTPKVLLIGLDGARLARIEDADAPHLAALTAAGLTAPGLIEPGAPTLSGPGWATILTQTWPARHRVRDNSFTGNACARHPDFLTRLASAGPGPRTCAITSWAPLAEKVFSARVAARVATPDAEYDAGTTDRAVAELRDGDPDALFVQLDGIDDAGHRRGAASPRCLEAIHAADAQAGRMPAAAGARPADEDWLVMVTTDHGHTDAGGHGGQSLPERRTFLIAVGTGLAPGSVRTDVRVPAAAATALTHLGLALDPARDLDGRPLRAGRLPADRRGTDQPGLIRLGASVRRGSGPRS, from the coding sequence GTGCCCCGTACGCCCAAAGTGCTCCTCATCGGCCTGGACGGCGCCCGCCTCGCCCGGATCGAGGACGCCGACGCGCCCCACCTGGCCGCGCTGACGGCCGCCGGGCTCACCGCGCCGGGCCTCATCGAGCCGGGCGCGCCCACCCTGTCCGGGCCCGGGTGGGCCACGATCCTCACCCAGACCTGGCCCGCCAGGCACCGGGTGCGGGACAACTCCTTCACCGGCAACGCGTGCGCGCGCCACCCGGACTTCCTCACCCGCCTCGCGTCCGCCGGGCCCGGCCCGCGCACCTGCGCGATCACCTCCTGGGCGCCGCTCGCGGAGAAGGTCTTCTCCGCGCGGGTCGCCGCCCGGGTGGCCACACCGGACGCGGAGTACGACGCCGGTACGACGGACCGGGCGGTCGCCGAGCTGCGGGACGGGGACCCGGACGCCCTGTTCGTCCAGCTGGACGGCATCGACGACGCGGGCCACCGGCGCGGCGCCGCCTCGCCGCGCTGCCTGGAGGCCATCCACGCCGCCGACGCCCAGGCCGGCCGGATGCCGGCCGCCGCCGGGGCGCGGCCCGCCGACGAGGACTGGCTGGTCATGGTCACCACCGACCACGGCCACACCGACGCCGGCGGCCACGGCGGCCAAAGCCTCCCGGAACGCCGGACCTTCCTGATCGCCGTCGGCACCGGACTCGCACCCGGCTCGGTCCGCACGGACGTACGCGTGCCGGCCGCGGCCGCCACCGCCCTCACCCACCTCGGCCTCGCCCTCGACCCGGCCCGGGACCTGGACGGGCGCCCCCTGCGCGCGGGGCGGCTACCCGCTGATCGACGGGGTACGGATCAGCCGGGGCTGATTAGGCTGGGGGCGTCGGTACGCCGTGGTTCCGGCCCCCGCTCGTAG
- a CDS encoding HAD-IIA family hydrolase encodes MADRKPIESWLTDMDGVLIHEGVPIPGAEDFLKKLRDSGRPFLVLTNNSIYTARDLHARLRRMGLDVPAENIWTSALATAQFLNDQRPGGSAYVIGEAGLTTALHDVGYVLTDHEPDFVILGETRTYSFEAMTKAVRLINDGARFIATNPDNVGPSTEGALPATGSVAALITAATGRKPYFVGKPNPLMMRAGLNAIGAHSETSAMIGDRMDTDVLAGLEAGMRTFLVLSGVTRPQDVDGYPFRPSQAVDSIADLVDLI; translated from the coding sequence ATGGCAGACCGCAAGCCGATCGAATCGTGGCTCACCGACATGGACGGCGTCCTGATCCACGAGGGCGTGCCGATCCCCGGTGCCGAGGACTTCCTGAAGAAGCTGCGCGACTCGGGCCGCCCCTTCCTGGTCCTCACCAACAACTCCATCTACACCGCCCGGGACCTGCACGCCCGGCTGCGCCGGATGGGCCTGGACGTGCCGGCCGAGAACATCTGGACCTCGGCGCTGGCCACCGCCCAGTTCCTGAACGACCAGCGGCCCGGCGGCAGCGCCTACGTCATCGGCGAGGCCGGTCTGACCACCGCGCTGCACGACGTCGGCTACGTCCTCACCGACCACGAGCCCGATTTCGTGATCCTCGGCGAGACCCGCACCTACTCCTTCGAGGCCATGACCAAGGCCGTGCGGCTGATCAACGACGGTGCCCGGTTCATCGCCACCAACCCCGACAACGTCGGCCCCTCCACCGAGGGCGCGCTGCCCGCCACCGGTTCCGTCGCCGCCCTGATCACCGCCGCGACCGGCCGCAAGCCCTACTTCGTCGGCAAGCCCAACCCGCTGATGATGCGCGCGGGCCTGAACGCGATCGGCGCCCACTCCGAGACCTCCGCGATGATCGGGGACCGGATGGACACCGATGTGCTGGCGGGCCTGGAGGCCGGGATGCGCACCTTCCTGGTGCTCAGCGGGGTGACCCGGCCGCAGGACGTGGACGGCTACCCGTTCCGGCCCTCCCAGGCCGTGGACTCCATCGCCGACCTGGTCGACCTCATCTGA
- a CDS encoding FadR/GntR family transcriptional regulator codes for MAARDLQERIKKLIVDRRLPPGAPLPTEPELMEFLGASRNSVREALKALQAMGIVEIRHGFGTYVGPMSFAPMIEGLAFRTVVGHYRGEDSLLQLLELREAVETGLVSRLAGRLPQADLAELDALVDRMEQQAAEGAGLADTDRAFHATLYRGLDNALLSEVLEAFWDAFHRVRRDLVDVPQDPRVTCRQHREILDAVRSGDSPRAERAIRDHFGNVRTRLSG; via the coding sequence ATGGCAGCGCGGGACCTTCAGGAGCGGATCAAGAAGCTGATCGTGGACCGGCGGCTGCCTCCCGGGGCCCCGCTGCCGACCGAGCCGGAGCTGATGGAGTTCCTCGGGGCGAGCCGGAACTCGGTGCGCGAGGCGCTCAAGGCGCTCCAGGCGATGGGCATCGTGGAGATCCGGCACGGCTTCGGGACGTACGTCGGCCCGATGTCGTTCGCGCCGATGATCGAGGGCCTCGCCTTCCGCACGGTCGTCGGCCACTACCGGGGCGAGGACTCGCTGCTCCAGCTCCTCGAACTGCGCGAGGCCGTGGAGACCGGCCTCGTCTCCCGGCTCGCCGGGCGGCTGCCGCAGGCGGACCTGGCCGAGCTGGACGCGCTGGTCGACCGCATGGAACAGCAGGCGGCCGAGGGCGCCGGCCTCGCCGACACCGACCGCGCCTTCCACGCCACGCTCTACCGGGGCCTGGACAACGCCCTGCTCAGCGAGGTCCTGGAGGCGTTCTGGGACGCCTTCCACCGGGTGCGCCGGGACCTGGTGGACGTGCCGCAGGACCCCCGGGTGACCTGCCGCCAGCACCGGGAGATCCTGGACGCGGTGCGCTCCGGGGACTCCCCCCGGGCGGAGCGCGCCATAAGGGACCACTTCGGGAACGTGCGGACCCGCCTGTCGGGGTGA